The following are encoded together in the Hemicordylus capensis ecotype Gifberg chromosome 4, rHemCap1.1.pri, whole genome shotgun sequence genome:
- the LOC128322342 gene encoding uncharacterized protein LOC128322342: MAAAAELGAAIGGEERWRGSASAQPRSARPLRAPLTAPRLRTGAHPSARLLFLPPPPQHALDGFLSPASALSPALLPPQEILSTGDPVIRQASEPGSRPVFCRGESKAAGQPRLGGQGLEAAAAFLPETGGSPGAEACPTARHASAREWSTGGARKRITEWEGEAQPLPDTGGARGRQPHRARQRGLAYPPRCLLSIRFFCLTGCRGMLSVMAAAAELGAAVGGEERWKGSASARPRSARPLRALLTAPRLRTGLAAAG; the protein is encoded by the exons ATGGCCGCGGCAGCCGAGCTGGGCGCAGCAATAGGCGGGGAGGAGCGCTGGAGGGGATCGGCTTCTGCCCAGCCTCGCTCTGCCCGGCCTCTCCGCGCTCCTCTGACAGCGCCTCGGCTGAGGAccgg AGCCCACCCTTCGGCACGGCTGCTCTtcctgccgcccccaccccaacacGCACTGGATGGATTTTTATCCCCCGCTTCCGCTCTCTCCCCAGCGCTGCTCCCTCCTCAG GAAATCCTCAGCACCGGTGATCCAGTGATCCGGCAGGCTTCAGAACCAGGCAGCCGGCCGGTGTTTTGCAGGGGTGAATCCAAGGCAGCCGGGCAGCCTCGGCTGGGAGGGCAAGgcctggaggcagcagcagcatttctccCGGAGACTGGGGGGAGTCCCGGAGCTGAAGCCTGCCCAACAGCCAGGCATGCAAGCGCGCGGGAGTGGTCCACGGGAGGCGCCAGGAAGAGGATCACTGAATGGGAAGGGGAGGCCCAGCCGCTGCCAGACACCGGAGGGGCGAGGGGGAGGCAGCCGCATCGGGCCCGGCAGCGGGGGCTGGCTTACCCGCCGCGGTGCTTGTTGTCCATCCGCTTCTTCTGCCTGACTGGCTGCAGAGGGATGTTATCGGTCATGGCCGCGGCAGCCGAGCTGGGCGCAGCAGTAGGCGGGGAGGAGCGCTGGAAGGGATCGGCTTCTGCCCGGCCTCGCTCTGCCCGGCCTCTCCGCGCTCTTCTGACAGCGCCTCGGCTGAGGAccgggctggctgctgctggctga